The following are encoded together in the Brassica napus cultivar Da-Ae chromosome A9, Da-Ae, whole genome shotgun sequence genome:
- the LOC106368476 gene encoding delta(8)-fatty-acid desaturase 1-like, translating into MAEKNKKYITHDDLRNHNKPGDLWISIQGKVYDVSDWINSHPGGDTIILNLVGQDVTDAFTAFHPGTAWHRLDSLFTGYHIGDYQISEVSRDYRRMATEFRKLGLFESKGHNTLYTLSFIAAMFAGVLYGVLACDSIVAHQIAAALLGLLWIQSAYIGHDSGHYVIMSNQKYNRIAQLISGNCLTGISIAWWKWTHNAHHLACNSLDYDPDLQHIPVFAVSTKFFNSMTSRFYDRKLTFDHVARFLISYQHFTYYPVMCFGRINLFVQTFLLLFSRREVEDRVLNFAGILVFWTWFPLLVYCLPTWPERFLFVFTSFTVTALQHIQFTLNHFAADVYMGPPTGHDWFEKQAAGTLDITCVPYMDWFYGGLQFQLEHHLFPRLPRCNLRKVAPVVQELCKKHKLPYRSMSWWEANKLTVRTLKKAAYRARDKANPVVKNLVWEALNTHG; encoded by the coding sequence AGTACATTACTCACGACGATCTCCGCAACCACAACAAACCGGGAGATCTATGGATCTCAATCCAAGGCAAAGTCTACGACGTCTCCGATTGGATCAACTCCCACCCCGGAGGCGACACGATCATCCTCAACCTCGTCGGCCAAGACGTAACCGACGCGTTCACCGCGTTCCACCCCGGAACCGCCTGGCACCGCCTCGACAGCCTCTTCACCGGCTACCACATCGGAGACTACCAAATCTCCGAAGTCTCCCGCGACTACCGCCGCATGGCCACGGAGTTTCGCAAACTCGGCCTCTTCGAATCCAAAGGACACAACACTCTCTACACGCTATCCTTCATCGCCGCGATGTTCGCCGGCGTCCTCTACGGCGTTTTGGCGTGCGACTCGATCGTCGCGCACCAGATCGCCGCCGCGCTTCTCGGACTCCTCTGGATCCAGAGCGCGTACATCGGCCACGACTCGGGGCACTACGTCATCATGTCTAACCAGAAATATAACAGAATCGCGCAGCTTATCTCCGGTAACTGCCTAACCGGAATCTCGATCGCGTGGTGGAAGTGGACTCACAACGCGCACCACCTCGCGTGTAACAGCCTCGATTACGATCCCGATCTCCAGCACATCCCCGTCTTCGCGGTCTCCACAAAGTTCTTTAACTCGATGACGTCACGGTTTTACGATCGGAAGCTCACGTTCGACCACGTGGCGAGGTTTTTGATTAGCTACCAGCATTTCACTTACTACCCGGTCATGTGCTTCGGGAGGATCAACCTCTTCGTACAAACGTTCCTCTTGCTATTCTCCCGACGCGAAGTTGAGGATCGCGTCCTCAACTTCGCGGGGATATTGGTGTTCTGGACGTGGTTCCCACTCTTGGTTTACTGTCTACCGACCTGGCCTGAGAGATTCTTATTCGTGTTTACGAGCTTTACCGTAACAGCTCTTCAGCATATACAATTCACGCTTAACCATTTCGCTGCGGATGTTTACATGGGCCCGCCCACGGGGCACGACTGGTTCGAGAAGCAAGCGGCGGGGACGTTGGATATCACGTGCGTACCGTACATGGATTGGTTTTACGGTGGGTTGCAGTTTCAGCTGGAGCATCATTTGTTTCCGAGGCTGCCGAGGTGCAATCTACGGAAAGTGGCTCCCGTGGTTCAGGAGCTTTGCAAGAAGCATAAGCTTCCGTATAGGAGCATGTCGTGGTGGGAGGCGAATAAGTTGACTGTTAGGACTTTGAAGAAAGCGGCTTATCGAGCTAGAGATAAGGCTAATCCTGTGGTTAAGAACTTGGTTTGGGAAGCTTTGAATACCCATGGTTAA